The genomic stretch AGCATCTGGTCAGCACTTTGGCCGAATATGGTGACGATCGCTTGGAGGAGATTCCGCCGTCGTTGGCGGCCAGGAAAATCACGGTCCGCACCGCGCTCGACATCATCGGCTGGCACGAGCCGCATCATCAGGGCCAAGCCCACATCACGCTCAACCTCTACCGCGCGGCGCACCCGCAGCCGTAGGGCCGACCTGACCGTGCGGCCGTAGCGGAATTCGCCAGAATTCCGGGAGCTTGAACTTGCCTTCGGAATTCTTGCGGATTCCGCTGCGACCTCCTCCGCTGCTTCCCTGGTTGGCACCGCGACCATCCGCGCTATAATCTCTTGCAGATGCTCATCGATTCTGTACTTCGTACTTTGCATTTCGTACTTGGCATTTCTCCCTTCGATCAACAAGTATGGCAACATTGAAACCGACGAATCTCCGCGACTTGCGCGCCAGCGAATGGATGTCTCGAACCGTCAAACAAGAAATCCAACACAACTTTCTCCGAATGCTCCGCGAGGGAGACGAGCTGTTTCCCGGGATCGTCGGCTTCGACGACACGGTTGTTCCCGAGATCAACATCGCCTTGATCGCCGGGCACGACATGCTGTTCCTCGGCGAAAAGGGGCAGGCCAAGAGCCGGCTGATGCGGCTGTTACCTCGATTTCTCGACGCCGAGATACCGTATATCGAGCTGCCCGAGGCGCCGCTGCACGACGATCCGTATCGCCCGATCAGCAGCGTTTGTAGGCGATTCGTCGCGACGCATCCGGAAAGCGAAGTGCCGATCGGCTGGTGGCGGCGCGAAGATCGCTATGCCGAGCGGCTCTCGCCGGGCACCAAATTCGCCGACATCATTGGCGAGATTGACCCCGCCAAGCTGGCCGGGGGGACGAGCATGTCGGCCGAGGAGGCATTGCACTTCGGGCTGATTCCACGGATGCACCGCGGCATCTTCGCGATGAACGAATTGCCCGAACTCGACGAGCTGGTGCAGGTAGGCTTGTTCAACATCCTCGAAGAGCGCGACGTGCAGATTCGCGGCTATCCGATCAAATTCGACATCGACGTGCTGATGCTCTTTTCGGCGAATCCGGCCACTTACAACCGCAGCGGCAAGGTGATTCCGCAGTTGAAAGACCGTATCGGCGCCGTGATCCATACCCATTATCCGCGCGAGCGCGATCTAGGGATCCAAATCATGGAGCAAGAGGCGGCGGTCAACCTGGATGGCGAATTTCCGGTGGTGATCCCGTACTTCATGCGGGAGATCATCGAGCAAGTGACCATCCTGGCGCGCAAAAGCAAGTATGTCGATCATCAATCGGGCGTTAGCGCCCGGTTCAGCATTGCCAACTATCGCACGATGGTCGCCAGCGCGCGGCATCGCGCGGTGCGGCTTGGCGAACGGCCGGCAGCACCGCGAATCAGCGATTTGGGGCATCTCTATTCATCGTCGCTCGGCAAAATCGAGTTGGATATGATGGGGAGCCATCAAATGAGCGAGCGGCAGGTGCTCGATGCCGTGCTGGCCGAGGCGATCCGCACCGTGTTCGCCGAGTACGTCGATCGACACGGCCTCGACCAGATTTCACACATCTTTTCCGACGGAGTGAAGATCGAAGTGGGCGACATGCTCCCCTCGTCGCAATATGCCGAGCGGCTGAAACGCGTGCCGCCGGTGTGGGACAAAGCGTTTGAAGTGAATGCTTCGTCCGACCCGGCTGTGCGGGCCGCCTGCGTCGAATTCGTGCTGGCAGGGCTATACGCGATGGACAAGATCTCCCGGTCGCAGCACCACGGGCGAATAGTGTATGAGGTGTAGCAAATCCCCCCGTTTGCGGCGATTCATCGCGGCCAATTGACGCGCATATAATGTGTCATGAGAATTGTGGCGCAGCGAGCATCGCCGGCACTGCGGCAGGCGGCGACGCTAGCATGGCGCGATCTATGGTTACCGAGCCTGCCGCGCGGAAAAGCCAAAGGAGGGTATTGAAATGTTGGGCAAGTGTCGTCTGCTTGCGACCACCGTGGCCTTGGTGCTCGGCGGATTGGCGGTATTTTCCGATCTGCCGACGGCGCAGGCGCAAGCGCCGGTTCGAAGGTCGGTCTATGCGGCGGGACGCGTCGCCGCGGCGCCGTGGCGCG from Pirellulales bacterium encodes the following:
- a CDS encoding magnesium chelatase; protein product: MATLKPTNLRDLRASEWMSRTVKQEIQHNFLRMLREGDELFPGIVGFDDTVVPEINIALIAGHDMLFLGEKGQAKSRLMRLLPRFLDAEIPYIELPEAPLHDDPYRPISSVCRRFVATHPESEVPIGWWRREDRYAERLSPGTKFADIIGEIDPAKLAGGTSMSAEEALHFGLIPRMHRGIFAMNELPELDELVQVGLFNILEERDVQIRGYPIKFDIDVLMLFSANPATYNRSGKVIPQLKDRIGAVIHTHYPRERDLGIQIMEQEAAVNLDGEFPVVIPYFMREIIEQVTILARKSKYVDHQSGVSARFSIANYRTMVASARHRAVRLGERPAAPRISDLGHLYSSSLGKIELDMMGSHQMSERQVLDAVLAEAIRTVFAEYVDRHGLDQISHIFSDGVKIEVGDMLPSSQYAERLKRVPPVWDKAFEVNASSDPAVRAACVEFVLAGLYAMDKISRSQHHGRIVYEV